The following coding sequences are from one Elusimicrobium minutum Pei191 window:
- a CDS encoding M3 family metallopeptidase: MKKILLMLQLILLTTGVFSMTSDMFQKGVLHFNYKADALASAETKARIQLEKDLASVLAVPAGERTFENTVIAYNKAFDKYGDSFGIAMFLAYVSPDQKLRDSATELQSKVSAYMVEVGTRKDLYNAIKEYADTNPKLDVPEAKLLENMMIGFRKSGLHLPDDQLEIYRNLSRQRSENSINFSKNIRDNADFELVTREDLKGLPEEYINRLERLEGFYKVTLNYPDYVPFMKNSESDSARRALEFKYLRRGGDENVKLLENSLDLRRQTASLLGYKTFADMKLEYRMAKNPKTVEKFLKDIEKKLKPYGKKEDKQLLALKEERAGKKDKNVYGWESAFWSTLYKKINYDVDAEKIKEYFPADVVIDGMLESFGHLFGIEFKQVKIPVWHKDVRTYELIDSATKQTVAYVYMDLFPREGKYKHAACFDLVDGHQKEDGSYQKPFTAIVANFNPPSKDAPSLLKHDEVETLFHEFGHVLHNALTTAKYSGLSGTAVAGDFVEVPSQILENWAWHPAVLKKISKHYKTGEPLPDEIIEKMIKGKNVFSARAYQRQNFFAQYDMDLHTSNKELDTTKEYFKLAKKITGVPVTPDTIPQASFDHIMGGYDAGYYGYLWAKVIAEDMFSVFEKEGLDNPETGKRFRDEILAVGGTYEEQEIVEKFLGRKVDNKPFLKSIGLE; encoded by the coding sequence ATGAAAAAAATACTATTAATGCTGCAGCTAATATTACTTACCACAGGGGTATTTTCTATGACATCGGACATGTTTCAAAAAGGAGTGCTTCATTTTAACTATAAGGCCGACGCTCTAGCGTCGGCGGAAACCAAGGCCAGAATACAGTTAGAAAAAGATTTAGCGTCTGTTTTAGCCGTTCCCGCCGGGGAAAGAACTTTCGAAAATACTGTTATTGCTTATAATAAAGCTTTTGACAAATACGGAGATTCTTTTGGCATAGCAATGTTTTTGGCTTACGTGTCGCCCGACCAGAAATTAAGAGATTCGGCCACCGAGCTTCAAAGCAAAGTAAGCGCCTATATGGTGGAAGTCGGCACGCGTAAAGATTTATACAACGCCATTAAAGAATATGCTGACACAAACCCCAAACTTGATGTGCCCGAAGCAAAACTTTTAGAAAATATGATGATCGGGTTTAGGAAAAGCGGGCTTCACTTGCCTGACGACCAGCTTGAAATTTACAGAAATTTAAGCCGTCAACGTTCTGAAAATTCAATAAACTTTAGCAAAAATATAAGAGATAACGCCGACTTTGAACTTGTTACAAGAGAAGATTTAAAAGGTCTGCCCGAAGAATATATAAACAGGCTTGAAAGGCTTGAGGGTTTTTATAAAGTAACGCTTAACTATCCTGATTATGTGCCTTTTATGAAAAACAGCGAAAGCGATTCTGCCCGCCGGGCGCTTGAGTTTAAATATTTAAGAAGAGGCGGAGACGAAAACGTAAAACTCTTGGAAAATTCCTTGGATTTACGCCGCCAAACAGCGTCCTTGCTGGGCTACAAAACGTTTGCCGATATGAAGCTTGAATACCGCATGGCAAAAAACCCGAAAACGGTTGAAAAGTTTTTAAAAGATATTGAAAAGAAATTAAAGCCTTACGGTAAAAAAGAAGACAAGCAGCTTCTTGCTTTAAAGGAAGAAAGAGCGGGGAAAAAAGATAAAAATGTTTATGGCTGGGAGTCCGCTTTTTGGTCAACCTTATATAAGAAAATAAATTATGACGTTGACGCCGAAAAGATAAAAGAATACTTCCCCGCGGATGTTGTTATTGACGGGATGTTGGAATCTTTCGGGCATTTGTTCGGCATTGAGTTTAAACAGGTTAAAATACCTGTTTGGCATAAGGACGTACGCACTTATGAATTAATTGATTCTGCAACAAAACAAACCGTCGCTTATGTTTATATGGACCTTTTTCCCAGAGAAGGCAAATATAAACACGCGGCCTGTTTTGATTTGGTTGACGGACACCAAAAGGAAGACGGCTCTTACCAAAAACCTTTTACCGCGATAGTGGCTAATTTTAACCCGCCTTCTAAAGACGCTCCGTCGCTTTTAAAACATGACGAGGTTGAAACCCTGTTCCATGAGTTCGGGCATGTTTTACATAACGCTTTAACCACGGCAAAATATTCCGGCTTAAGCGGTACTGCTGTAGCGGGCGATTTCGTTGAAGTTCCTTCTCAAATTTTGGAAAATTGGGCCTGGCACCCCGCCGTGCTTAAAAAGATTTCCAAACATTATAAAACGGGCGAGCCTCTTCCCGACGAAATTATTGAAAAAATGATTAAGGGTAAAAATGTTTTCAGCGCTCGCGCTTACCAAAGGCAAAACTTTTTTGCGCAGTATGATATGGATTTGCATACAAGCAATAAAGAACTAGATACAACAAAAGAATATTTTAAACTGGCAAAAAAAATAACTGGCGTTCCCGTAACTCCGGACACGATACCGCAGGCCAGTTTTGACCATATTATGGGCGGCTATGACGCCGGGTATTACGGTTACCTTTGGGCAAAAGTAATAGCTGAGGATATGTTTAGCGTTTTTGAAAAAGAAGGTTTGGATAACCCCGAAACCGGCAAGAGATTCAGAGATGAAATTTTAGCCGTTGGCGGCACTTATGAAGAGCAGGAAATTGTTGAAAAGTTTTTAGGCCGCAAGGTTGATAATAAGCCTTTTTTAAAAAGTATCGGCCTTGAGTAA